In Anaerolineales bacterium, the following proteins share a genomic window:
- a CDS encoding DUF411 domain-containing protein — protein MSPIKSQYQVPLELESCHTAIVDGYVIEGHVPVKEINRLLDERPNAIGLAVAGMPIGSPGMETAGIAPEPYQVILFAADGSREVFASYP, from the coding sequence ATGAGTCCCATCAAGAGCCAATATCAAGTGCCGCTTGAACTTGAGTCATGCCACACCGCCATCGTGGATGGCTACGTGATCGAAGGACATGTTCCGGTGAAAGAGATCAACCGCTTGTTGGACGAGCGACCCAACGCGATCGGGCTGGCTGTGGCAGGGATGCCCATCGGTTCGCCCGGCATGGAAACGGCTGGGATCGCCCCTGAGCCGTATCAAGTCATTTTGTTCGCCGCCGATGGAAGCCGGGAGGTCTTTGCCAGTTATCCATAA
- a CDS encoding cytochrome c3 family protein → MNPTKKLFFFTGALALCMVFAALVLIPTREASAIEPVKQSPNECLECHEQAGKLWEDSRHRETNVSCTVCHKLADTNGKHPEDAKYTVESETDTCLVCHAEVAGKNVAGELAISEHGKVGLTCLSCHEQHSQGLKLAPGSRTICENCHKDETREVLESTHFAAGLSCVNCHMGADKNHTLIVSVTTCGECHTDLHDAKRMLDAGLDIKVMAKPEAMVEITPLPETPAVPETEANAGGVHLPAWLLVVAGVLIGGIVAWAVFGKEPGNPSAGKPS, encoded by the coding sequence ATGAACCCGACAAAAAAACTATTCTTTTTCACGGGCGCACTCGCCCTCTGTATGGTATTTGCCGCGCTCGTTCTGATCCCCACGCGCGAAGCGTCGGCGATCGAGCCGGTCAAACAAAGCCCCAATGAGTGCTTGGAATGTCATGAACAGGCTGGAAAACTGTGGGAAGACAGCCGTCACCGAGAGACAAATGTGAGTTGCACGGTTTGCCACAAACTTGCGGATACAAACGGAAAACATCCCGAAGACGCCAAGTATACGGTCGAAAGCGAGACAGACACCTGCCTTGTGTGCCATGCGGAAGTTGCCGGGAAAAACGTCGCGGGCGAACTGGCGATCAGCGAGCATGGAAAAGTAGGCTTGACCTGTCTCAGTTGTCACGAACAACATTCACAGGGACTCAAACTAGCCCCCGGGTCAAGGACGATCTGCGAAAACTGCCATAAAGACGAGACGAGGGAAGTGCTCGAATCAACCCACTTTGCGGCTGGACTCAGTTGCGTCAACTGTCACATGGGCGCGGACAAAAACCATACGCTGATCGTATCGGTGACCACCTGCGGCGAATGTCACACCGACCTGCACGATGCAAAACGAATGCTGGACGCCGGACTCGATATAAAAGTTATGGCGAAACCGGAAGCCATGGTGGAAATAACTCCGCTCCCCGAGACGCCAGCCGTCCCGGAGACTGAAGCGAACGCCGGTGGCGTCCATCTGCCAGCCTGGCTCCTTGTTGTGGCGGGCGTACTCATCGGCGGCATTGTTGCGTGGGCAGTGTTCGGAAAGGAACCGGGGAATCCGTCCGCCGGTAAACCATCCTGA
- a CDS encoding cytochrome c3 family protein: MKLKNILISIGAILIFGVILAACGSTPTSAPTDAPEPTEAPALLPETPYLADWQSSGHADVAGEPFRHWDAEDPAEVPTACAKCHSTAGYEDFLGADGSEVGKVDGAVPASEAQGVQCVACHNPATVSKTTVTFPSGVTITAGSDVRCMECHQGRESKLSVDAQIERFAATDADAVVAPIKDDQGNDVFFGFRNVHYYAAAATLYGNKTMGGYQYDGLTYDSKNDHVEGYDTCIGCHDSHTLEVKVQDCATCHENVDTAEDLKSVRMVSSMSDYDGDGDVQEGMYFEIEGLQKILYAEMQKYAADKAGIGLLYEASAYPYFFQDTNKNGAADEDEVAFSNAFSSWTPRLLKAAYNYQVSLKDTGAYAHGNKYIVQLLYDSIADLGGDVSKLARDDAGHFAGNTEAFRHWDGEEEGNGTVPYGCVKCHTAGGLPEYITNGGTTVITSNGTTQIVGLSAMPASNGFQCATCHNEESFPDRYTVNSVTFPSGKSVSYGGQDADGNFLPDDSNLCLSCHQGRESTASMNNALRGKDLDTVDAKIRFKNIHYFAAGATLFGADVQGAYMYEGKEYAGLNVHAKPEGRVNKCQDCHDVHDLEPKLEACETCHATNDPTAIRETDVDYDGDGNVEEEGIAGEVSTLADALYAQMQTYSETHGGTITYDSHAYPYFFGPDGKGYAAWTPRLVKAAFNYQYVQKDPGAYVHNPKFVIQFLIDSIEDLGGDVSAYTRP; this comes from the coding sequence ATGAAGTTAAAAAACATTCTGATTTCGATTGGAGCGATCCTGATCTTCGGGGTCATTCTCGCCGCCTGCGGATCCACACCGACCTCCGCTCCAACAGATGCGCCCGAACCAACTGAGGCTCCCGCGCTCCTGCCTGAAACGCCCTATCTGGCAGACTGGCAATCCAGCGGTCACGCGGATGTAGCGGGCGAACCCTTCCGCCATTGGGATGCGGAAGATCCTGCCGAAGTTCCCACTGCTTGCGCAAAGTGCCACTCCACAGCCGGTTATGAAGATTTTCTCGGCGCGGATGGCAGTGAAGTTGGCAAAGTAGATGGAGCCGTCCCTGCGAGTGAAGCGCAAGGCGTCCAGTGTGTGGCATGTCACAATCCGGCTACGGTATCCAAAACAACGGTCACATTCCCATCCGGCGTTACGATTACTGCCGGGAGCGATGTGCGTTGCATGGAATGCCACCAAGGGCGCGAATCGAAACTGAGCGTGGACGCGCAGATCGAACGTTTTGCCGCGACCGATGCCGATGCCGTGGTCGCCCCAATCAAGGACGATCAGGGTAATGATGTGTTCTTCGGCTTCCGCAATGTACATTATTACGCGGCGGCGGCTACGCTGTACGGCAATAAGACCATGGGCGGCTATCAATACGACGGTTTGACCTACGACTCAAAGAACGATCATGTAGAGGGATACGACACGTGCATTGGCTGTCACGATTCTCACACGCTGGAAGTGAAAGTCCAAGATTGCGCCACTTGCCACGAAAATGTTGATACGGCTGAAGATCTGAAATCGGTGCGCATGGTAAGCTCCATGAGCGATTACGACGGCGATGGCGATGTGCAAGAAGGCATGTATTTCGAGATCGAAGGCTTGCAGAAAATTTTGTATGCTGAGATGCAGAAATACGCGGCAGACAAAGCCGGCATCGGTCTGCTATATGAAGCCAGCGCCTACCCGTATTTCTTCCAAGATACGAACAAGAACGGCGCCGCAGACGAAGACGAGGTTGCCTTCTCGAATGCGTTCTCCAGTTGGACGCCGCGCTTGTTGAAAGCCGCGTATAACTATCAAGTCTCGTTGAAAGACACCGGCGCGTACGCGCACGGCAACAAATACATCGTGCAGTTGCTCTACGACTCGATCGCCGATCTCGGCGGTGATGTGAGCAAACTGGCTCGCGACGACGCCGGTCACTTTGCCGGCAACACCGAAGCCTTCCGTCATTGGGATGGGGAAGAAGAAGGCAATGGGACCGTCCCGTATGGATGCGTGAAGTGTCACACGGCCGGAGGTCTGCCAGAATATATAACCAATGGCGGAACAACGGTTATCACTTCGAATGGCACGACCCAGATCGTTGGTTTGAGCGCGATGCCCGCGAGCAACGGCTTCCAATGCGCCACCTGTCACAACGAAGAATCGTTCCCCGATCGCTACACGGTCAATTCCGTAACTTTCCCCAGCGGAAAATCAGTCAGCTACGGCGGGCAGGATGCGGATGGGAACTTCCTGCCGGACGATTCAAACCTGTGCCTCTCCTGCCACCAGGGACGCGAATCAACTGCCAGCATGAACAACGCGCTGCGCGGCAAAGACCTTGACACCGTAGACGCCAAGATCCGCTTCAAGAATATTCACTACTTTGCGGCAGGCGCGACGCTCTTCGGCGCGGATGTGCAAGGCGCGTACATGTATGAAGGCAAGGAATATGCCGGTCTGAACGTACACGCCAAGCCTGAGGGCAGGGTCAACAAATGCCAGGACTGTCACGATGTTCATGACCTCGAGCCTAAACTCGAAGCCTGCGAAACCTGCCACGCCACCAACGACCCAACGGCGATCCGGGAGACCGATGTGGATTACGACGGTGACGGCAACGTGGAAGAAGAAGGGATCGCCGGTGAAGTTTCCACGCTGGCAGACGCGCTCTACGCTCAAATGCAAACCTACTCGGAAACTCACGGCGGAACGATCACTTACGACTCGCACGCCTACCCATACTTCTTCGGTCCGGACGGCAAAGGCTACGCCGCATGGACGCCGCGTCTCGTCAAAGCCGCGTTCAACTACCAGTATGTGCAGAAAGACCCGGGCGCGTACGTCCATAACCCGAAGTTTGTGATCCAGTTCCTAATTGACTCGATCGAAGACCTCGGCGGCGATGTGAGCGCCTACACGCGACCGTAA